A region from the Gavia stellata isolate bGavSte3 chromosome 2, bGavSte3.hap2, whole genome shotgun sequence genome encodes:
- the CAPN14 gene encoding calpain-14, with amino-acid sequence MPFLPCVKKKKSPVPLGSSIFQKHTPPIQQNYQALLETCLKNKCLFTDDSFPAHISSIGTGALLKKLPRNLQWKRPHALHRSPVFYAANRKQLDLCQGLVENCWFLAALEALTFHQDILAAVVPQNQSFERKYAGIFHFRFWHFGEWVDVVVDDRLPVNEVGELVFVSSASKNVFWGALLEKAYAKFYGSYEDLQIGQVSEALVDFTGGVNTRIKLAAAPPDLWDILTRATYSRSLMGCQTHLGTTKVLKNGLVAGHAYTVTGIRKVTCQYGPENLVRLRNPWGKIEWKGDWSDSSYKWELLSPKEKILLRKKKEDGEFWMSLRDFKIHFVDLTICKLTPDLMSQEDGKKWMYSLKSGRWVRGSTAGGSLGFCNGTFWMNPQYWLNVLSAEDSKKSLGSCNVVISLMQKHSSKHRNRAPHLFIGYSLYKVQRIYQQSNRKLPPAFFTRHQPVNQHQVFLDEREVTHDFHLEPGVYVIIPSTLEPQQESEFILRVFSRKHVLREMGGNTSFTLSKEIVDRYEGKIWEDFFTKHFEQNPEINAVQLQRILNNISWRNFQSFHLSFSLDACQGILALLDLNASGTLSIQEFRVLWKRLLFYLEVFQKRDTSRSGKLDLVELHAAVQETGISLSNEVCNLMAIRYGDPDLKISFESFVCFMLRVEIMGEAFRNLTQDGKGIYLRESEWMMMTLYS; translated from the exons ATGCCTTTTCTGCCATGcgtgaaaaaaaagaagtcaccTGTGCCTTTAGGCAGCAGTATCTTTCAAAAACACACCCCACCCATCCAGCAGAACTACCAGGCCTTGCTGGAGACGTGCTTGAAGAACAAATGCCTGTTCACAGATGACAGCTTCCCAGCTCACATCAGCTCTATTGGAACGGGAGCGCTGCTAAAGAAACTACCCCGAAATTTACAGTGGAAGAGGCCACAT GCTTTGCACAGAAGTCCAGTATTTTatgctgcaaacagaaagcaacTTGATCTCTGCCAAGGATTGGTGG AAAACTGCTGGTTCCTGGCGGCCCTGGAAGCCCTGACGTTCCACCAGGACATCTTGGCTGCAGTTGTGCCACAAAACCAGAGCTTTGAGAGGAAATATGCTGGCATTTTCCACTTCCGG TTCTGGCACTTTGGTGAATGGGTTGACGTGGTGGTTGATGATCGCCTGCCGGTGAACGAGGTGGGGGAGCTggtctttgtttcttcagcCTCTAAGAACGTGTTCTGGGGAGCCCTTCTGGAGAAGGCATATGCTAA ATTCTACGGCTCCTATGAAGATCTGCAGATTGGGCAAGTTTCAGAAGCTTTGGTGGACTTTACAGGTGGTGTTAATACAAGGATCAAGcttgcagcagctcctcctgaTCTGTGGGATATCCTGACAAGAGCAACATACAGCAGATCTCTCATGGGCTGTCAGACACATTTAGGG ACAACAAAGGTCCTGAAGAATGGGCTTGTTGCTGGTCATGCCTACACAGTAACTGGTATTAGAAAG GTGACCTGTCAATATGGACCAGAAAACCTAGTGAGACTGAGAAATCCATGGGGAAAAATTGAATGGAAAGGAGACTGGAGTGACAG CTCTTACAAATGGGAGCTGCTGAGCCCGAAGGAGAAGATTTTgctgaggaaaaagaaggaggaTGGAGAATTCTG GATGTCTCTGCGAGATTTTAAGATTCATTTTGTAGATCTGACGATCTGTAAATTAACTCCAGACCTGATGAGCCAGGAAGATGGGAAGAAGTGGATGTACTCCCTGAAGAGTGGGAGATGGGTTAGAGGAAGTACAGCAGGAGGAAGTCTGGGATTCTGCAATG GCACCTTTTGGATGAATCCTCAGTACTGGCTGAATGTTTTATCAGCTGAAGACAGTAAGAAAAGCCTGGGTTCCTGCAATGTGGTTATATCTCTGatgcagaaacacagcagcaaacacCGGAACCGAGCTCCTCACCTCTTCATTGGATATTCACTCTACAAGGTGCAAAGAATT TACCAGCAAAGCAACAGAAAGCTGCCCCCAGCTTTCTTCACCCGACATCAGCCTGTGAACCAGCACCAGGTCTTCCTTGATGAGCGGGAAGTGACTCATGACTTCCACCTGGAGCCTGGTGTCTATGTGATTATCCCATCCACCCTGGAACCTCAGCAGGAGTCTGAATTCATCCTCCGGGTCTTCTCCAGGAAGCATGTTCTTCG GGAAATGGGTGGGAACACCAGTTTCACCCTCTCTAAG GAAATTGTTGATAGGTATGAAGGCAAGATTTGGGAGGATTTCTTCACAAAGCATTTTGAACAG AATCCTGAAATAAATGCTGTTCAGCTCCAGAGGATCCTGAATAATATATCTTGGAGAA atttcCAGAGTTTTCACCTAAGTTTCAGTCTGGATGCCTGCCAGGGTATCTTGGCGCTCCTGGAT CTGAACGCCTCTGGCACACTGAGTATCCAGGAATTCAGAGTCCTGTGGAAAAggctgcttttttatttg GAAGTTTTCCAGAAAAGAGACACTAGCAGATCAGGAAAGCTTGACCTTGTGGAACTACATGCAGCTGTACAGGAGACAG GCATTTCGCTCAGCAATGAAGTCTGTAACTTGATGGCCATCAGATACGGTGATCCTGACTTGAAGATCAGCTTTGAGAGCTTTGTGTGCTTCATGCTTCGGGTGGAGATCATGGGAG aggCCTTTCGGAACTTAACACAAGATGGCAAAGGGATATATCTCCGGGAATCTGAG TGGATGATGATGACATTGTATTCCTGA